TCGCTTGGTATCTCCGAAGGTCACAAAGGCATGGGGATTGGCTCACTGCTGCTGGATCGGTTGGTAGAGGAAGCGGAGAAACAGCAAATTCCCAAGGTCATGGCGTTGACCTATGAAGTCTCTTTTTTCTTGAAAAATGGCTTCGCTGTTGTGGATAAGGATATTTTCCCGGAAAAGGTATGGACGGATTGTATTCATTGCAGCAAGCAGGATTGCTGTGATGAGATTGCTGTATTGAAAGAGTTGAATATTTCAGCCTGATAAATGAATGAACCGTATGGATTGAGCCGAGTATACTCTATCTCACCTGCGGTTCTTTTTAATTCATGAGATGTACAGTAAAGTTGTTATGTCTTGGAGACATTGGTCTATACTATAAATAGATGAACGTACCCATCAAACTGACTTGACAATGATCACGTCATTTTGGTATTTTTGTATTACCGCTTAGCACTCATCTAACCGGAGTGCTAACGACATGGGACAGTACAGTCAGAAGGAGGGAATACTCACCATGTTAACAGAGCGTCAACGAATGATTCTGAACGCTATAGTGGATGACTATATCCGTTCAGCTGAGCCCGTAGGGTCCCGGAGCATTTCCAAAAGGGGAGATGTTGGATACAGTCCGGCGACGATCCGTAATGAAATGGCGGACCTCGAAGATATGGGCTTTCTGGAACAGCCGCATACTTCGGCAGGACGCATTCCTTCACACAAAGGCTATCGATATTATGTCGATCATTTGGTTCCCTGGAATCAGGTTGAGCCGCAAGAGCTGGACGATCTGAAGTCATTTTTCGCAGAAAAGCTGAACGTGATGGAACAAGTTATTCAACATGCCTCAGTCATTTTATCTCATATGACAAATTATACTTCGATCCTGCTTGGGCCGGAAGTTTTTCACACGTCACTTCGTCATTTTCAACTGCTTCCGCTTAATGAAAACGAGGCTGTGGCCATCATCGTAACGAACACGGGTCAGGTGGAGAACAAGACAGTTCAGATTCCACCCGAAATTTCGGTAGCGGAGATGGAGAATGTAGTTCGTTTATTAAACAGCAAGCTGGTCGGCGTGCCGATTTACAAATTAAAATCTCGTCTCTACACCGAGCTTGGGCAAGAGATGGAACGGCATATTACACGTTATGAGGAAGTCATGCAGGTGCTGAACAGTGCCTTTGACAACGAGCATGACAATCGTCTGTTCCTTAGTGGTGCCACCAATATGTTGACCCAGCCAGAGTTTAGAGATATTGAAAAGGTAAAAGATATTCTTGACCTGCTGGATGAGACACCAACACTCATGAAATTGATGATGCCCGTGCAGGGTGGATCTGGTATTCAGGTGCGAATAGGCACCGAGAATGATCATGAAGCCTTCGCCAATTGCAGCCTGATAACGGCATCCTACTCACTGGATGGAGAGGCTTTGGGCTCCATCGGAATTTTGGGACCTACGCGAATGGATTACGCACGTGTCATTCATATTTTAAATACATTATCCCGTGATTTGACGGCCATGCTAACGCATCGCTTTAAATAAGGATACGGGAATGAATCCAGAAGCATTTCATTCTTATAAGGAGGTGAACATCTTGAAAGAGGAGCAATCATTCGCAGCAGAAGAACAAGAACAGCAATCCACTACAGCAGCGGAGCAGGAGCCTGTCAACGAAGCCGGAGCTGCAGAAGCACAGGCGGAAGAGATGACAGATCAGGAGCAAGATGAGATCGCACGTTTGAAGGCGGAAGCTGAGGAACATCAGCAACGTTTTGTCCGTGCGCAAGCTGATTTTGATAACTTCCGTCGTCGTACACAGAAAGAAAAAGAAGAACTGGCGAAATACGCTTCGATGAAGCTGGTCACCGAATTGGTGCCGGTCATTGATAACTTCGAGCGTGCCATGGCTACTGTACCGGAAGGTACGGAAGTCGAGTCCTTCTCCAAAGGCATCGAAATGATCTTCCGTCAGCTGGAGACTGTGCTGAACAATGAAGGTCTGACGTCAATGGATACGGTAGGACAACCGTTTAACCCTGAATTCCACCAGGCGATCATGTCAGTGGAGAGCGACGAGTATGAAGAAGGTACCGTTGTTGAGGAAGTCCAAAAAGGTTATATGCTGAAGGATAAAGTACTTCGTCCGGCTATGGTCAAAGTTAGCTCATAATTTCGATTACAGAATGAATTGAGTTCACTCTTGATTGTACGATGCCAGCGAAGTTTAATATAAAGGTTAGTACACACATAGAGCGCGATTAGGAACAACAAATACAAAATAAGGATCAATCTGATCCATTTAAATTGTCGAGGGAGGAAATTTTCCGATGAGCAAAGTAATCGGTATTGACTTAGGAACAACAAACTCATGCGTAGCGGTTATGGAAGGCGGCGAGGCTGTCGTTATTCCAAATCCGGAAGGCGCACGTACAACCCCATCCGTTGTGGGTTTCAAAAAAGATGGAGAACGCGTTGTCGGTGAAACGGCTAAACGTCAAGCGATCACAAATCCGGATCGTACAATCATCTCGATCAAACGTCATATGGGTACATCCCACAAAGAAACAATCGATAACAAAGATTACTCTCCACAAGAGATCTCTGCAATCATCTTGCAAAAACTGAAATCCGATGCTGAAGCGTATCTGGGTCAAACGGTAACTCAAGCGGTTATCACAGTACCAGCTTACTTCAATGACAGCCAGCGCCAAGCAACTAAGGATGCAGGTAAAATCGCAGGTCTGGAAGTTCTGCGTATCGTCAACGAGCCAACAGCAGCAGCTTTGGCCTACGGTATGGAGAAATCCGAAGATCAAACGATTCTCGTATATGACTTGGGTGGCGGTACATTCGACGTATCCATCCTTGAACTGGGTGACGGCTTCTTCGAAGTTAAAGCAACGAGTGGTGATAACCAACTGGGTGGCGATGACTTCGACCAAGTAATCATTGATTATCTTGTAAGTGAGTTCAAAAAAGATCAAGGCATTGACTTGAGCAAAGATAAAGCAGCGGTTCAACGTTTGAAAGATGCAGCGGAAAAAGCGAAAAAAGAACTTTCCGGCGTATTGACTACAACCATTTCCCTGCCGTTTATTACTGTGGCTGATGGCGTTCCTCAACATTTGGAGTTGAACCTGAGCCGTGCGAAATTCGAAGAAATCTCTGCTGGTCTGGTTGAGCGTACGCTTGAACCAACTCGTCGTGCACTGAGCGATGCTGGAATGACAGCTAACGATATCGACAAGATCGTCTTGGTTGGTGGTTCCACACGTATTCCTGCAGTACAGGAAGCCATCAAAAAACTGACAGGTAAAGAGCCTCACAAAGGTGTTAACCCGGATGAAGTTGTAGCTTTGGGTGCTGCTGTACAAGCGGGCGTACTGACAGGTGACGTGAAAGACGTTGTATTGCTTGACGTAACTCCATTGTCCCTGGGTATTGAAACTGCGGGTGGCGTATTCACGAAGATGATCGAGCGCAACACCACGATCCCTACAAGCAAATCCCAAGTATTCTCCACTTATGCAGACAACCAACCGAGCGTTGAGATTCACGTTCTGCAAGGGGAGCGCGAGATGGCAGCGGGTAACAAATCCCTCGGTCGCTTCATGCTGGGAGATATTCCTCCAGCTCCACGTGGCGTGCCACAAATCGAAGTTAGCTTCGATATTGATGCCAACGGTATCGTTAACGTATCTGCAACAGACAAAGGTACAAACAAAACTCAAAAAATCACCATCACTTCTTCCAGCGGTCTGAGCGATGCTGAAGTTGAACAAATGATGAAAGATGCTGAGTTGCATGCGGAAGAAGATAAAAAACGCAAAGAACTCGTTGAAGCGAAAAACAGCGCAGATCAACTGATCTACTCTGTTGACAAAACGATCAAAGATCTTGGCGAAAAAGCAGACGCTGGTGAAGTTGAAAAAGCGAATGCTGCAAAAGAAAAACTGCAAGGCGTTCTGGCTTCCGACAATCTGGAAGACATCAAAGCCGCTACAGAAGAACTGACAGAGATCGTTCAACAACTGTCCGTAAAACTGTATGAGCAAGCACAAGCGCAAGAGCAAGCAGCTCAAGGTGCTGAAGAGCAACAAGGTTCTGCAAAACGTGACAACGTCGTAGACGCTGATTACGAAGTTGTGGATGAAGATAAAAAACAAAACTAATTCACGATTCTTAGTGAATTAAACATCGGTGACGTTCGGATTGAAGGGAAAGTCATAGCCGGGGCTCCCGCGCTTTGGCTTTCCTTTTGTCACGATGTGCGATAAGGTGAATGATATGGGGGTGGAAGAGTGGCTGAAAAACGTGATTATTATGAGGTACTTGGCGTCGGCAAAAATGCCAGCGACGAGGAAATCAAAAAGGCATACCGCAAGCTTGCCCGTCAGTATCACCCTGACGTAAACAAGGCTGCTGACGCGGAAGCCAAGTTTAAGGAAGTTAAAGAAGCTTATGATGTGGTCAGTGATAGCCAGAAGCGGGCACAGTATGATCAATACGGTCATATTGATCCAAATCAGGGCGGATTCGGCGGCGGTGGCGATTTTGGCGGCGGCGGCTTTGGCGACATCTTCGATATGTTCTTTGGCGGTGGTGGTGGACGACGTGATCCAAATGCTCCGCAACGGGGGAACGATCTGCAATACACCATGACGATTGAGTTCAAGGAAGCAGTATTTGGTAAGGAAACCGACATTACCATTCCACGTACCGAAGGCTGTGATACTTGTCATGGCTCAGGTGCGAAACCCGGAACCAAACCGGAGACCTGTTCCGTCTGCCAAGGTAGCGGTCAACAGGAAGTGGTTCAAAATACACCGTTTGGCCGTATGGTCAACCGTCGTGCTTGTTCGAACTGTAACGGTTCGGGACAAATTATCAAGGAAAAATGTACAACATGCAGCGGCAGCGGTAAAGTACGCAAACAACGCAAAATTCATGTTCGCATTCCAGCGGGTGTAGATGACGGCGCTCAACTGCGTATGACTGGTGAAGGTGAAGGTGGTCTCCGCGGAGGACCAGCAGGAGATCTGTATATTGTCATCCGTGTGAAATCACATGATTTCTTCGAGCGTGAAGGCGATGATATCTATTGCGAAATTCCGCTTACCTTCGCTCAGGCCGCATTGGGAGATGAGATTGAAATTCCAACGCTATCCGAAAAAGTCAAGCTGAAAGTACCTGCCGGTACACAGACAGGAACGTACTTCCGTCTCAAAGGCAAAGGCGTACCACGCCTGCGCGGCATGGGGCAAGGGGATCAGCATGTGAAAGTCGTTGTCGTTACGCCTAGCAAGCTGAATGACGAGCAGAAAGATCTGCTTCGCCAAATCGCTGCGCTGGATGGAGAACAAACTCATGAGCATGAGCAATCCTTCTTTGACCGGGTGAAACGGGCCTTCCGTGGAGACTGAGTCGTAATCATTTATTTAAAAAGGACACCACAGCGGTTTTTCCGCAGGGTGTCCTTTTTTGCATAATATGGGCACGGTTGCGGAAAGATACCAGACATGAGCATTCAGTGGTTTACTGATGTGCCGAAACTAGGGAAGCAGGTGAATCGGATGACCGAAAAAAATATTTTGGCGTATTTCCATAGCCCGGAGCAAGCGGAAGGAGCAGCCAAAAAACTGGAGGCATTGCGAGTGGAAGACCTGTCTATCAATCGATTCAGTCGTTATGCGGGTGTCGGGCCAAGTGGAGCATCCTTTACACCAGGCGTATCCGGCAGCTTTTCTTCCTGGGTACCAGGAGCTCTAGGCACAAATGCCAGCGCGGGAATCATGGCGGCAGCAGATCCTTCTGCGAGCGGTATGAGCGATGGCGGACAAGAGGGTCCGACAGGCAGAGATGTATTACTGACCGTTGTTGTTGACGAGGCAGTGCATCATCGCGCTCTATCCATTATCGAACAAGCCGGCGGTATGATCTAGTTTCACCAAATCTATATAAGATGGACAGAGAATTACACTTTAACGGAGAGTGTAGAACCAATCTGAAGAAGCGAAGCGTTCGCCTGAAAGCTTTCGTAAGAAAGCTACTTCGGAAGCATACGCTATCACCGGATTTCTCCCTTTAAGAAAGGAGATGAAGAAATCTGGGGATAACAGCGATCGGAGGATGGTACTACAATCGGAGTGGTATAGTGTAACAAGTATTAGTTCATTTTATATAGATACCTATTTTGAAGGAGGAGCATAACGATGGCAGAACATGAACGTCCAGGCAAGATTTTGACGAAAACGGAAAAGATGAAGCGAATGCAGTCCGCCAAAAATGAGGACGTGGAATTCAGTGCCGAAGCTGCAGATCATGAAGATATAGAGGCTTTGCGCCGAAGCGAAGCCGCCGATCGTCGTCAGGGTCGGGAGATTCATGACTGATGATCGCTCTGCAGTAATTATCGAAGCGGTATTTACGAGTTGGTCCGAGGCTGAATCTGCACGCAGAGCGCTGGAATTGCTGCACCCAAACCAATTGAGTATTGAGAGTTTGAATAACTCATCGTCTTCAGTGGAATCGGGAGCACCTGAGGGCACGGATAACTCGGCCACGGCTCTGATTGGGGGATTCAGTGGTGAGCTGAATGTCCTTTCTCTCATTAGCGATGAGACCGAGGTGTTGTCGGGTGGACAAGTCTATGACGATCCGGATGCTGGCTCTGAAGGCAAGCCCAAGCAAGAAATCTTGCTGACCGTATCCGTATCCAGTGACTCTCTCCCGCAAGCTGCAGAGATGATTACGCAGAACGGTGGACGCTTTTGCTAACAAGTTAATCGAGTGTAGTCATAATGAAAACAGGGTATTCGAGCAGTCAGGCTGCGGGTATCCTGTTTTTGCTGTTTCTTTTACTGCCGCGGTTTTGTACTCCTGCTCGCTTGTGTAGTACAATGGTTGGGATGTTTGAAAAATGAGGAGGAAAAACGAAGTATGTTATGGCATGAACTAACAATACATACCACAGAAGAAGCTGTGGAGATGATTTCGAATTTTTTACATGAAGCGGGTGCTGGAGGGGTCTCGATTGAAGAGTCCGGTACTTTAAATAAAAAACGGGATACGACGTATGGGGAGTTATACGAGTTTCCTTTGAATGATATTCCTGAAGGCTTTGCAGTCATTAAAGGATACTTCTCTGAAGGTACGGACATGGATGCATTGCAAGCTGAAGTAAGTCCACGCATCGAGCAACTTTCCGAATTCGATATCCAAACGGGTGAGGTTCGTTTTGAGACGCGAACAGTGGACGAAAATGACTGGGCGAACGCCTGGAAACAATATTTCAAGCCAGTACGTGTCTCGGAACGTCTAACCATTAAACCGACATGGGAAGAGTATACGCCGGAAAGCCCGAATGAGAAAATTATTGAGCTCGATCCAGGCATGGCGTTTGGTACGGGAACACATCCAACCACCTCGCTTTGTCTGCGTACACTGGAATCAGTCATTCAGGGTGGCGAGGAAGTGATTGACGTAGGTACAGGTTCTGGCATCTTGGCCATAGGAGCTGTCCTTCTCGGTGCAAAACATGTGCTGGCGCTGGACCTCGATCCGGTTGCGGTGGCAAGTGCTAAAGAAAATGTGGAACTGAACGGGCTGGGACAACAAATTACGGTGAAAGAGAGTGATCTGTTGTCTGTTCTGGGCAGTCAGGACCCTGCGCTGGGTGTGAAGCTCCCGGTGAAAGTTATCGTTGCCAACATTTTGGCCGAAATTATTATGCTGTTTGTGGATGATGTCTATCATGCGCTTGAGTCTGGCGGCGTTTATATTACTTCAGGCATTTGGAAAAATAAAGAGCAGCTTGTCCATGATGCGCTCGTTGCTTCCGGCTTCGAAATCAGTTCGGTGCATCGCGATGAGGACTGGATCGCGTTTGTGGCGAGAAAGAGGTAACCGATGGACTTAAACTCGTTCTTTCGTTATCCGCTGGATCAGCTGCCGTTCTTCCTGCTGACCATCCTGATTGCTTTTACGGTCCATGAATTTTCTCATGCGTATTTTGCCAACAAATTCGGTGATCCGACGGCCAAGCTGCTGGGCCGGGTTACTCTCAATCCAGTCGTACACTTTGACTTGTTTGGGGTGCTATTGCTCGTTATTGCTGGATTCGGTTGGGCACGACCTGTTCCAGTGAATCGGGCGAACTTTGACAAACCAAGATTGATGGGTGTTATCGTCTCTGCAGCAGGGCCACTAAGCAATCTGCTGCTCGCGATCATCGGTACGATCATCTATGCGTCCCTGGTTGGTTCGGGGGCATTGGGTGGCATTGAGAATGAACGGTTGCTTACGGCAATCTCCATGTTTTTCTCCATATTTAACTTGACGAACTTTTTCCTTTTTCTCTTTAATCTTATTCCGTTGCCTCCATTGGACGGATATCGAATTCTGGAGGATATTCTGCCGCCTTCAATCAGCCGCAAACTGCAAGGGGTGGAGCAATGGTCCATATTTATTTTCCTGTTGATCCTTGTTATTCCACCATTGCAAAATGCGACGATTCAACCTCTATATCAATTTGCCCAGAATATGTATGTGGATCTGGCAAGGATAATCATCGGTTTATATCGTTAGAAACGTATGGTGTATGGGACTGAAATACTGGTCAGATAGACATAAAAGTTGTATGATCATCTGTGGCGATTGGATTCATGCCTGCCATCAGGCGGGGTGAATTCCAGTCATAACAGGACAGAATGGGTGGATAGACGAATGCAGCGTTATTTTGTATCTGCAGAACAGTTTAATGAACATTCCGTGGTCATCACGGGTGATGATGCGCGCCATATCGGCAAAGTGATGCGTGGTAAACCTGGAGATAAACTGATTGTCAGTGACGGAAACTCCAAAGAAGCTTTGGTGGAGATTGAAAGCATCGAAGCCCAGCAAGTAACAGCGAATATTGTGGAGCCCCTCGAAATGGACCATGAAGCGCGTATACGTGTAACCGTGGCTCAAAGCTTGCCAAAAGGCGATAAGATGGAGACGGTCATCCAAAGATGTACAGAGATCGGAGCGGTTTCATTTGTTCCTTTCCTGTCTGAGCGTACGATTGTGCAATATGATGCCAAGAAAGAAGGCAAACGGTTGGAGCGGTGGCGTAAAATCGCCAAGGAAGCTGCTGAGCAAAGCCATCGGAACCGCATTCCATCCGTTGAGCAGCCACTTTCCTGGAAAGGGCTGCTATCTTCTTTTGAGGGCTACAGTCTGGTATGTTATTGTTATGAAAAGGAAAACGGCAAGCAGTTAAGAGACGCATTGAAGCCGTTTGTGGAGCAGCTTGCACCTGGTGCGAGCGCTGAAGTGTTGATCGTTGTTGGACCTGAGGGCGGATTCTCGGAGAGGGAAACGATTGAAGCCGATCAGGCGGGTGCTGTATCCGTTGGACTGGGCAAACGCATCTTGCGGGCCGAGACAGCCGGAATGGCGGCGCTAACTTGTGTCTTATATGAATCCGGAGAAATGGGGGGAATGTAATTATGCCATCCGTGGCGTTTTACACCTTAGGCTGCAAAGTTAATTTTTATGATACAGAGGCGATTTGGCAATTGTTCAAAAATGAAGGATACGATCAGGTAGACTTTGACGAACAGACAGCGGATGTATACTTGATTAATACTTGTACAGTAACCAATACCGGCGACAAAAAGAGCCGCCAGATTATCCGTCGTGCCATTCGGCGCAACCCGGATGCGATTGTAGCCGTTACAGGCTGTTATGCGCAAACTTCACCGGCAGAAATTCTGGACATCCCTGGTGTGGATCTGGTTATCGGTACACAGGACCGGGACAAAATTTTGCCATATGTCAATGAAATTCAGGAATCACGTCAACCCGTCAATGCTGTGCGTAACATCATGAAAACGCGGGTGTTTGAAGAGATGGACGTACCGGATTTTGCCGATCGTACCCGTGC
Above is a window of Paenibacillus sp. E222 DNA encoding:
- a CDS encoding N-acetyltransferase; the protein is MSAICRKAVPEDVEPLFEMIKGYAERGIMLPRSREVLQRQLEHFVVAEVNGQVVGCGSLCRLGNDLVEVRSLGISEGHKGMGIGSLLLDRLVEEAEKQQIPKVMALTYEVSFFLKNGFAVVDKDIFPEKVWTDCIHCSKQDCCDEIAVLKELNISA
- the hrcA gene encoding heat-inducible transcriptional repressor HrcA — translated: MLTERQRMILNAIVDDYIRSAEPVGSRSISKRGDVGYSPATIRNEMADLEDMGFLEQPHTSAGRIPSHKGYRYYVDHLVPWNQVEPQELDDLKSFFAEKLNVMEQVIQHASVILSHMTNYTSILLGPEVFHTSLRHFQLLPLNENEAVAIIVTNTGQVENKTVQIPPEISVAEMENVVRLLNSKLVGVPIYKLKSRLYTELGQEMERHITRYEEVMQVLNSAFDNEHDNRLFLSGATNMLTQPEFRDIEKVKDILDLLDETPTLMKLMMPVQGGSGIQVRIGTENDHEAFANCSLITASYSLDGEALGSIGILGPTRMDYARVIHILNTLSRDLTAMLTHRFK
- the grpE gene encoding nucleotide exchange factor GrpE, which gives rise to MKEEQSFAAEEQEQQSTTAAEQEPVNEAGAAEAQAEEMTDQEQDEIARLKAEAEEHQQRFVRAQADFDNFRRRTQKEKEELAKYASMKLVTELVPVIDNFERAMATVPEGTEVESFSKGIEMIFRQLETVLNNEGLTSMDTVGQPFNPEFHQAIMSVESDEYEEGTVVEEVQKGYMLKDKVLRPAMVKVSS
- the dnaK gene encoding molecular chaperone DnaK, with the protein product MSKVIGIDLGTTNSCVAVMEGGEAVVIPNPEGARTTPSVVGFKKDGERVVGETAKRQAITNPDRTIISIKRHMGTSHKETIDNKDYSPQEISAIILQKLKSDAEAYLGQTVTQAVITVPAYFNDSQRQATKDAGKIAGLEVLRIVNEPTAAALAYGMEKSEDQTILVYDLGGGTFDVSILELGDGFFEVKATSGDNQLGGDDFDQVIIDYLVSEFKKDQGIDLSKDKAAVQRLKDAAEKAKKELSGVLTTTISLPFITVADGVPQHLELNLSRAKFEEISAGLVERTLEPTRRALSDAGMTANDIDKIVLVGGSTRIPAVQEAIKKLTGKEPHKGVNPDEVVALGAAVQAGVLTGDVKDVVLLDVTPLSLGIETAGGVFTKMIERNTTIPTSKSQVFSTYADNQPSVEIHVLQGEREMAAGNKSLGRFMLGDIPPAPRGVPQIEVSFDIDANGIVNVSATDKGTNKTQKITITSSSGLSDAEVEQMMKDAELHAEEDKKRKELVEAKNSADQLIYSVDKTIKDLGEKADAGEVEKANAAKEKLQGVLASDNLEDIKAATEELTEIVQQLSVKLYEQAQAQEQAAQGAEEQQGSAKRDNVVDADYEVVDEDKKQN
- the dnaJ gene encoding molecular chaperone DnaJ produces the protein MAEKRDYYEVLGVGKNASDEEIKKAYRKLARQYHPDVNKAADAEAKFKEVKEAYDVVSDSQKRAQYDQYGHIDPNQGGFGGGGDFGGGGFGDIFDMFFGGGGGRRDPNAPQRGNDLQYTMTIEFKEAVFGKETDITIPRTEGCDTCHGSGAKPGTKPETCSVCQGSGQQEVVQNTPFGRMVNRRACSNCNGSGQIIKEKCTTCSGSGKVRKQRKIHVRIPAGVDDGAQLRMTGEGEGGLRGGPAGDLYIVIRVKSHDFFEREGDDIYCEIPLTFAQAALGDEIEIPTLSEKVKLKVPAGTQTGTYFRLKGKGVPRLRGMGQGDQHVKVVVVTPSKLNDEQKDLLRQIAALDGEQTHEHEQSFFDRVKRAFRGD
- a CDS encoding YfhD family protein; the protein is MAEHERPGKILTKTEKMKRMQSAKNEDVEFSAEAADHEDIEALRRSEAADRRQGREIHD
- the prmA gene encoding 50S ribosomal protein L11 methyltransferase, which produces MLWHELTIHTTEEAVEMISNFLHEAGAGGVSIEESGTLNKKRDTTYGELYEFPLNDIPEGFAVIKGYFSEGTDMDALQAEVSPRIEQLSEFDIQTGEVRFETRTVDENDWANAWKQYFKPVRVSERLTIKPTWEEYTPESPNEKIIELDPGMAFGTGTHPTTSLCLRTLESVIQGGEEVIDVGTGSGILAIGAVLLGAKHVLALDLDPVAVASAKENVELNGLGQQITVKESDLLSVLGSQDPALGVKLPVKVIVANILAEIIMLFVDDVYHALESGGVYITSGIWKNKEQLVHDALVASGFEISSVHRDEDWIAFVARKR
- a CDS encoding site-2 protease family protein, giving the protein MDLNSFFRYPLDQLPFFLLTILIAFTVHEFSHAYFANKFGDPTAKLLGRVTLNPVVHFDLFGVLLLVIAGFGWARPVPVNRANFDKPRLMGVIVSAAGPLSNLLLAIIGTIIYASLVGSGALGGIENERLLTAISMFFSIFNLTNFFLFLFNLIPLPPLDGYRILEDILPPSISRKLQGVEQWSIFIFLLILVIPPLQNATIQPLYQFAQNMYVDLARIIIGLYR
- a CDS encoding 16S rRNA (uracil(1498)-N(3))-methyltransferase, translating into MQRYFVSAEQFNEHSVVITGDDARHIGKVMRGKPGDKLIVSDGNSKEALVEIESIEAQQVTANIVEPLEMDHEARIRVTVAQSLPKGDKMETVIQRCTEIGAVSFVPFLSERTIVQYDAKKEGKRLERWRKIAKEAAEQSHRNRIPSVEQPLSWKGLLSSFEGYSLVCYCYEKENGKQLRDALKPFVEQLAPGASAEVLIVVGPEGGFSERETIEADQAGAVSVGLGKRILRAETAGMAALTCVLYESGEMGGM